One part of the Syntrophomonadaceae bacterium genome encodes these proteins:
- a CDS encoding cobalamin B12-binding domain-containing protein, with amino-acid sequence MYSKHVLLVPFDPVHDIGLKMIQRGLEEAGHCTYLLPPDLTPEEIIGEILVRKTDIVLLSRTLGYGVAELLGRFIDMADAAGIRERVRFGIGGMAIRPELAAELGFDGGFGPGTTVEEAVAFVEGREFLRQKERSFKQKKELTAGYSYQYSHQNIGSLLGKITQGILDWSADKTSPGVERAKLRDELWDVIRWRNRETLHEFLTEYPKLCGEQPRLAYTKGIMHPKTRRFTREEVIALEKYVEDTKSRMVVPSIQHTRQKPVIFNQYGTGCPFMDVGHIKVSEAWGADGVVHFDPSWGARTEGFLDGFLTHQEDGTVITPANLNRIHQALEPSTLWQVRAHRGLNTPETVVLAAKIGADLTKINICYGALGAGTDPARMTIDGVWAVRYAAKYGLPFDVVTNEELCGVPAYKAFAGMLITADLALRLGAKPVLQPLFCFSPEVMIGGQMADNYVDFNVAKVLALRAVLHAPVWPGAPIGFLTHTEDRVQSATTTALHACLAALLDVDAITIASSDEAYSGGPITVPAKVDTLKAVGEGLRFFGHTNIVPTAKAFDWSQDILQGIEEVLDKVAASGDFVQALYDGLLGSREEGAYPGRAGKGTVTPR; translated from the coding sequence GTGTATTCAAAACACGTTCTTTTAGTTCCTTTTGATCCGGTTCATGACATCGGCTTAAAAATGATCCAGCGTGGTTTGGAAGAGGCCGGGCACTGCACTTATTTGCTTCCCCCTGACTTGACTCCGGAAGAAATCATTGGTGAAATACTGGTAAGAAAAACGGATATAGTTCTGCTCAGCCGTACTTTAGGTTACGGGGTGGCAGAGCTGTTAGGCCGGTTTATTGATATGGCGGATGCTGCCGGAATCAGGGAAAGGGTGCGGTTTGGCATCGGGGGGATGGCCATTAGGCCTGAACTGGCAGCCGAGCTTGGCTTTGACGGTGGGTTTGGTCCCGGAACCACTGTTGAGGAGGCTGTTGCCTTTGTTGAGGGACGGGAATTTCTGCGCCAAAAAGAACGGAGCTTTAAACAAAAAAAGGAATTGACCGCAGGCTATTCCTATCAGTACAGCCACCAAAACATCGGGAGCCTGTTAGGAAAAATAACCCAGGGAATACTGGATTGGTCCGCTGACAAAACCTCCCCGGGAGTAGAAAGGGCCAAACTGAGGGATGAACTATGGGATGTGATTCGCTGGCGTAATAGGGAAACCTTGCATGAATTCCTGACTGAGTACCCCAAACTTTGCGGTGAACAGCCCAGGCTGGCTTACACCAAGGGGATCATGCACCCCAAAACCCGCCGGTTTACCCGGGAAGAAGTAATTGCTCTGGAAAAATATGTTGAAGACACCAAAAGTCGCATGGTAGTGCCAAGCATCCAGCATACCCGGCAGAAACCAGTTATATTTAATCAGTACGGCACCGGATGTCCCTTTATGGATGTGGGCCATATTAAAGTCAGTGAGGCCTGGGGGGCAGATGGTGTGGTCCATTTCGACCCTTCCTGGGGTGCCCGGACCGAAGGCTTTCTTGATGGTTTCTTAACCCACCAGGAAGACGGCACGGTGATTACCCCCGCCAACCTGAACCGGATTCACCAGGCGTTGGAGCCTAGTACCCTCTGGCAGGTAAGAGCTCACAGGGGCTTGAATACACCTGAAACTGTCGTCTTGGCTGCCAAAATCGGGGCAGACCTGACCAAAATCAATATTTGCTACGGCGCATTGGGGGCAGGCACAGACCCGGCCCGGATGACTATTGACGGAGTTTGGGCTGTGCGGTATGCGGCTAAATATGGGCTGCCCTTTGATGTGGTTACCAACGAAGAATTATGTGGTGTTCCGGCTTATAAGGCCTTTGCCGGAATGCTGATTACTGCTGACCTTGCCCTCAGGCTTGGAGCCAAGCCAGTATTGCAGCCACTGTTTTGCTTTTCTCCTGAAGTTATGATCGGAGGGCAGATGGCCGACAATTATGTAGATTTTAATGTCGCCAAGGTATTGGCACTAAGAGCTGTGCTCCATGCTCCTGTCTGGCCTGGTGCACCAATTGGCTTTTTAACCCATACGGAGGACAGGGTGCAGTCTGCAACTACTACCGCCCTGCATGCCTGTTTGGCCGCTTTGCTGGATGTCGATGCCATTACTATTGCTTCTTCCGATGAAGCATACTCTGGAGGCCCGATTACAGTGCCGGCAAAAGTCGATACCCTAAAGGCAGTAGGAGAGGGACTGCGCTTTTTTGGTCATACCAATATAGTTCCTACAGCCAAGGCCTTTGATTGGAGTCAGGATATTCTGCAGGGCATCGAAGAAGTCTTGGACAAAGTTGCTGCCTCAGGCGACTTTGTCCAGGCTCTTTATGATGGCCTGCTGGGGAGCCGGGAGGAGGGCGCATACCCGGGAAGGGCAGGAAAGGGAACAGTAACCCCTCGATGA
- a CDS encoding Glu/Leu/Phe/Val dehydrogenase, which translates to MNILKEMELFNYENLVFGQDRDSGLKAIIAIHDTTLGPALGGTRMWAYSSEEEAVWDVLRLARGMTYKAAVAGLELGGGKAVIIGNPRQEKSEKLLRAYGRFVDTLKGKYITAEDVGTCQQDMDIISQETAHVVGVDPAKGGSGDPSPFTALGVFHGMKAAAKFVYGSESLAGKRVAVQGIGNVGYHLCNLLAEERAELVITDINQPVVEEAVREFGADAVLPQDIFSVQCDIFAPCALGAVINDETIPRLKCRIVAGAANNVLAEEYHGERLIEKGILYVPDYVINAGGLINVAEELCGYQRQRVIDRVVRIYDSVTEVLQISRREAIPPFQAANRLAEDRIASRKNRGSLQGVSKVG; encoded by the coding sequence ATGAATATCCTGAAAGAAATGGAATTATTTAACTATGAAAACTTGGTCTTCGGCCAGGACCGGGATTCCGGTTTAAAAGCTATTATAGCCATTCATGATACTACACTGGGTCCAGCTCTGGGCGGGACTCGGATGTGGGCTTATTCGTCGGAAGAAGAAGCTGTATGGGATGTGTTGCGTTTAGCCAGAGGGATGACTTATAAAGCTGCTGTTGCCGGTTTAGAATTAGGCGGGGGCAAAGCGGTAATAATCGGCAATCCTAGGCAAGAAAAAAGCGAGAAATTGCTCCGGGCTTATGGCCGCTTTGTCGATACACTAAAAGGCAAGTATATTACTGCGGAGGATGTGGGTACCTGCCAGCAGGATATGGATATCATCAGCCAGGAAACTGCTCATGTTGTGGGAGTTGACCCAGCCAAAGGCGGCAGTGGGGACCCTTCGCCCTTTACGGCTTTGGGTGTTTTTCATGGCATGAAAGCAGCTGCAAAATTTGTTTACGGCAGTGAAAGCCTTGCGGGGAAACGGGTAGCGGTGCAGGGAATAGGCAATGTAGGATATCACCTGTGCAATTTGTTAGCCGAAGAAAGGGCCGAACTGGTAATCACCGATATCAACCAACCTGTTGTTGAGGAGGCAGTTCGGGAGTTCGGGGCGGATGCTGTTTTGCCGCAAGATATATTTTCTGTGCAGTGCGATATTTTTGCTCCTTGTGCACTGGGTGCGGTGATTAACGATGAGACTATTCCCAGGTTGAAATGCAGGATTGTGGCAGGCGCGGCAAATAATGTCCTGGCAGAAGAGTATCATGGAGAACGTCTGATCGAAAAAGGTATCCTTTATGTCCCTGATTATGTTATTAATGCAGGTGGGTTAATAAATGTAGCGGAAGAACTTTGTGGTTATCAGCGGCAGCGGGTAATCGACAGGGTAGTCAGGATTTATGACAGCGTAACTGAAGTATTACAGATTAGCAGGAGAGAAGCCATTCCTCCCTTTCAAGCTGCCAACAGGCTGGCCGAGGATAGGATTGCCAGCAGGAAAAACAGGGGGTCATTACAAGGAGTGAGTAAAGTTGGCTAA
- a CDS encoding 2-oxoacid:acceptor oxidoreductase family protein, with product MQHDVIIAGFGGQGVLLAGQLLAYAGLMENKEVAWFPSYGPEMRGGTANCTVIVSPRKISSPVVEEPSAALVLNLPSMLKFEPIIRPGGFLLINSSLVERQPGRKDIYAYLVPANEIAQNLGHIKVANMVLLGAYLELTGAVSMSSMLKALEKTLPEHRQYLLPVNQKAMEMGAQAVRRVSAIGA from the coding sequence ATGCAACATGATGTAATTATTGCCGGTTTTGGCGGGCAAGGAGTTCTGTTGGCAGGCCAACTTCTGGCTTATGCCGGCTTGATGGAAAACAAAGAGGTGGCCTGGTTTCCATCCTATGGTCCTGAAATGCGGGGAGGAACAGCCAATTGCACAGTAATTGTATCCCCAAGGAAAATCAGTTCGCCTGTGGTGGAAGAACCAAGTGCGGCATTGGTGTTAAACCTGCCTTCCATGCTAAAGTTTGAACCAATAATCAGACCTGGCGGGTTCCTGTTGATAAACTCCAGTCTGGTTGAGCGACAGCCGGGAAGAAAAGACATTTATGCCTATCTGGTGCCTGCTAATGAAATTGCCCAGAATTTGGGTCATATCAAGGTTGCAAATATGGTTTTGCTGGGAGCCTATTTGGAACTCACAGGAGCAGTATCCATGTCCAGCATGCTGAAGGCATTGGAGAAGACCCTTCCTGAACATCGACAATACCTCTTGCCTGTAAACCAAAAAGCCATGGAGATGGGGGCTCAGGCTGTCAGAAGAGTTTCTGCGATCGGTGCCTGA
- a CDS encoding 4Fe-4S binding protein, with translation MAKKGLALFEEERCKGCELCITACPKKIVYLNGRLNQSGYPVAGVTDMNECIGCAMCALMCPDLVITVKRGEAPCE, from the coding sequence TTGGCTAAGAAGGGCTTGGCGCTTTTTGAAGAGGAGCGATGCAAAGGTTGTGAACTTTGCATTACCGCTTGCCCAAAAAAAATTGTGTATCTGAATGGGCGATTAAACCAGTCTGGCTATCCCGTCGCCGGGGTGACAGATATGAATGAATGCATTGGATGTGCCATGTGCGCCTTGATGTGCCCCGATCTGGTGATTACTGTGAAAAGGGGGGAAGCCCCTTGCGAATGA
- a CDS encoding transcriptional regulator encodes MPTYEYKCLKCGIFEQFQAITEKPLEQCPDCYNPVQRLISKNVGIMFKGSGFYVTDNRKSGGTGDDKPAKKDDPASTPPASSGPPAAAS; translated from the coding sequence GTGCCGACCTATGAATATAAGTGCCTCAAATGCGGCATTTTTGAGCAGTTTCAAGCCATTACTGAAAAACCTCTGGAACAGTGCCCTGATTGCTATAATCCGGTTCAACGGCTGATCAGCAAGAACGTGGGCATCATGTTTAAAGGTTCCGGTTTTTATGTCACCGATAACCGCAAGAGCGGCGGAACAGGCGATGATAAACCGGCTAAAAAGGATGATCCTGCCTCTACTCCGCCGGCAAGCTCCGGTCCGCCTGCTGCCGCTAGTTAA
- a CDS encoding 3-methyl-2-oxobutanoate dehydrogenase subunit VorB, which produces MCHVRLDVPRSGDYCEKGGSPLRMMMKGNEAIGEAAVRAGCRYFFGYPITPQNELPEYLSYRLPEAGGVYLQAESEIAAINMVFGAAGAGARVLTSSSGPGISLKQEGISFLSGAELPCVIVNIMRGGPGLGGIQPGQADYFQATRGGGHGDYRTIVLAPGSVQEMADFTYWAFELADKYRNPVLILGDGVLGQMMEPVVFPPEAKADQTNKLWATTGCRGRQPNIIKSLYLNPEELEEQNKKLQEKFELIMQEVNRAEKYQVEDAEIILIAYGISARVSLAAIDAAREEGIKVGLFRPITLWPFPEKILLESLSKAKKLLVVEMSAGQMIEDVRLAVCGRLPVHFYGRTGGMLPSAKEILSKIKTLGGGASGRSIR; this is translated from the coding sequence ATGTGCCATGTGCGCCTTGATGTGCCCCGATCTGGTGATTACTGTGAAAAGGGGGGAAGCCCCTTGCGAATGATGATGAAGGGAAACGAAGCAATCGGAGAGGCAGCTGTAAGGGCTGGATGCCGTTACTTTTTCGGATATCCCATCACGCCGCAGAACGAATTGCCCGAATACCTTTCCTATCGGCTGCCTGAAGCAGGCGGGGTATATCTGCAGGCGGAAAGCGAAATTGCAGCTATTAATATGGTATTCGGGGCTGCCGGTGCCGGAGCACGGGTACTGACGTCTTCTTCCGGACCTGGGATCAGCCTGAAGCAAGAAGGAATTTCTTTTCTGTCCGGGGCCGAGTTGCCCTGTGTAATAGTAAACATTATGCGCGGCGGGCCGGGCCTGGGGGGAATCCAGCCTGGTCAGGCGGATTATTTTCAAGCCACTCGTGGCGGTGGCCATGGTGACTATCGAACCATAGTTCTGGCTCCTGGCTCAGTTCAGGAAATGGCGGATTTTACTTATTGGGCCTTCGAATTGGCCGATAAATACCGGAACCCGGTTTTGATCCTGGGGGACGGGGTCTTAGGCCAAATGATGGAACCTGTTGTATTCCCGCCGGAGGCCAAGGCGGATCAAACAAATAAGCTTTGGGCCACAACAGGGTGCCGGGGCCGCCAGCCAAATATTATCAAGTCTCTTTATTTAAACCCGGAAGAGCTGGAAGAACAAAACAAAAAACTGCAGGAAAAGTTTGAGCTAATTATGCAAGAGGTTAACCGGGCGGAAAAATACCAGGTTGAAGACGCAGAAATAATTCTGATTGCATACGGCATTTCCGCGCGGGTGAGTTTGGCAGCGATTGATGCTGCCAGAGAAGAGGGAATCAAGGTGGGGTTGTTCCGTCCAATCACCCTATGGCCTTTTCCGGAAAAAATCCTTCTGGAATCGTTATCAAAGGCAAAGAAGCTTCTGGTTGTAGAAATGAGTGCCGGTCAGATGATTGAAGATGTCAGGCTGGCTGTTTGCGGCAGGTTGCCTGTCCATTTTTACGGTCGAACCGGGGGCATGTTGCCATCAGCCAAAGAAATTCTGTCCAAAATTAAAACGCTGGGAGGTGGGGCAAGTGGACGTAGTATTCGCTAG
- a CDS encoding protein-export chaperone SecB produces the protein MDKSHYAKLQFKHYVVEFLDFKINPEFNSDDDSIEIELGFNFDLEIYSENNSAQLSLGCEIFKDYIEKGLPFYMNTKLVGYFGYDFSIEEKNLAKMLKINATAILFPYLRAIVSTVTSLCSVPTLLLPTINIHKLLEEKDNRDGQ, from the coding sequence ATGGACAAGTCTCATTATGCTAAACTTCAGTTCAAACATTACGTTGTTGAGTTTTTGGATTTTAAAATTAATCCTGAGTTCAATTCCGATGATGATTCTATTGAAATTGAGCTTGGTTTTAATTTTGATTTAGAAATCTATTCAGAAAATAATTCTGCCCAACTCAGCTTGGGGTGTGAGATCTTCAAAGACTATATAGAAAAGGGATTACCTTTTTATATGAACACGAAATTAGTGGGATATTTTGGTTATGATTTTTCAATTGAGGAAAAAAATCTTGCAAAAATGTTGAAGATTAACGCCACTGCTATCCTTTTTCCTTACTTAAGAGCGATCGTAAGCACTGTTACATCTTTATGTTCGGTTCCAACCCTTTTGTTGCCAACCATTAATATTCATAAACTCTTAGAAGAAAAAGACAACCGTGATGGACAATAG
- a CDS encoding FCD domain-containing protein: MLSEKDKLEYEVLKIIAGEGKPLGSGLISQSLAERGYVLSEATAGRFLSELDRKGLTQKVGFQGRLISLKGQQRLTDLQLSEERSKYGFRFLNSLDSKGKDDLIEILVARRAMERELARLAAINATESQIKLLKKIYHEQERYVSRNLVSAEQDIRFHRVIAYSAKNKVLAAALDLIRQNSQLTPVLEHIRTKVEKRVAVEHAKILQAIEARNPEEADRAMVEHLESLVRDVVNYWAQAKGKI, from the coding sequence ATGTTATCTGAAAAGGACAAGCTAGAATATGAAGTTCTGAAAATCATCGCCGGTGAAGGAAAACCCTTGGGTTCCGGCCTGATCAGCCAGTCTTTGGCTGAACGGGGGTATGTTTTGAGTGAGGCTACTGCTGGCCGCTTCTTAAGCGAGTTGGATCGCAAGGGGCTTACCCAGAAAGTAGGGTTCCAGGGCCGCTTGATTTCCCTGAAAGGACAGCAAAGACTGACCGATCTGCAACTTTCTGAGGAGCGTTCAAAATACGGTTTTAGGTTTTTAAACTCCCTTGATTCCAAGGGAAAGGACGACCTGATTGAAATCCTGGTTGCCCGCAGGGCAATGGAAAGAGAGCTGGCCCGGCTGGCTGCCATTAATGCTACAGAATCGCAAATTAAACTGTTAAAGAAAATCTATCATGAGCAAGAAAGATATGTTTCCCGGAATCTAGTCTCTGCGGAACAGGATATCAGATTTCACCGGGTAATTGCTTATTCGGCTAAGAACAAGGTCCTGGCTGCGGCCCTGGATTTGATCCGGCAGAACAGCCAGTTAACTCCCGTACTGGAGCATATCAGGACAAAAGTGGAAAAGAGGGTGGCTGTTGAGCACGCCAAGATACTGCAAGCAATCGAAGCGAGAAACCCTGAGGAAGCAGACCGGGCCATGGTGGAGCATCTGGAAAGCCTGGTCCGGGATGTAGTAAATTACTGGGCCCAAGCCAAGGGGAAAATATAG
- a CDS encoding sigma-54-dependent transcriptional regulator, translated as MDDEILQDLKNQMSVILNSTHEGVMAVDSQGRITVFNRAAEELTGVKAKDAIGRLVTEVIPNTRLHLLLRTGATELNQRQQLGHITIVTNRVPIKDVSGKIIGAVAVFRDITDVINLAEEVTSLKETQMMLQAIINSTQDAISVVDENGMGLLINPAYTRLTGFTEKDVINQPATVDIAEGESMHLQVLRTGQPVKGVPMKVGPARKAVLVDAAPIVVRNVLKGSVAVIHDVSEIFRLSEELDSAHRLIRRLEAKYSFDDIVGVSEEITYAIAQAKKAAEIPATVLLRGESGTGKELFAHAIHNTSLRRRGQFVRVSCAAIPESLLESELFGYVEGAFTGAKVSGRRGYFEEADKGTLFLDEVGEINLTVQAKLLRVLQEREIVRVGDNKPVSINVRIIAATNANLEERVKKGQFREDLYYRLNVVPVYIPPLRQRKADIPHLASYLIRKFNQEYGRNVTGISPGALNRLMDYFWPGNVRELENILGRAIINLGYGQTTIEAEHLPPLVSSLETQISGSCGMRTDRVHWTGGALEEMRNKWEKEVVAEALAQVGGNRAKAAELLDISIRSLYQKLRKFGIS; from the coding sequence ATGGATGATGAAATTTTGCAGGACCTAAAAAACCAGATGAGTGTAATCCTGAATTCCACCCATGAGGGAGTTATGGCTGTTGACAGCCAGGGCAGGATTACGGTTTTCAACAGGGCTGCGGAAGAACTGACCGGAGTCAAGGCCAAAGACGCTATTGGCCGTCTGGTTACTGAGGTAATCCCCAATACCAGGCTGCACCTTCTGCTTCGAACCGGCGCGACTGAGCTGAATCAGCGGCAGCAGCTCGGCCATATCACTATTGTTACAAACCGGGTTCCGATCAAGGACGTGTCGGGAAAGATTATCGGTGCTGTAGCAGTATTTCGCGATATCACAGATGTAATAAACCTGGCCGAAGAGGTTACTAGCCTGAAAGAGACCCAAATGATGCTGCAGGCCATAATCAATTCCACTCAGGACGCCATTTCCGTTGTGGATGAAAATGGCATGGGTCTTTTGATTAACCCTGCTTATACTCGTTTAACCGGCTTTACGGAAAAAGACGTGATCAATCAACCGGCGACCGTAGATATTGCTGAAGGGGAGAGTATGCATCTCCAGGTATTAAGGACAGGCCAGCCGGTCAAAGGAGTACCAATGAAGGTCGGTCCGGCGCGCAAGGCTGTGCTGGTTGACGCGGCACCCATCGTGGTAAGAAATGTTCTCAAGGGGAGTGTAGCAGTCATCCATGACGTATCGGAGATTTTCCGCCTGTCCGAAGAATTGGATTCAGCCCATCGGCTGATCCGCCGTCTCGAAGCCAAGTATTCGTTTGACGATATTGTTGGAGTAAGTGAGGAAATCACTTATGCAATAGCCCAGGCAAAAAAAGCTGCTGAGATCCCCGCAACAGTCCTATTAAGGGGAGAAAGCGGCACTGGCAAGGAATTGTTTGCTCACGCCATTCACAACACTAGCCTGCGGCGGCGGGGCCAGTTTGTTAGAGTAAGCTGTGCCGCCATTCCGGAAAGTCTTTTGGAGAGCGAGCTCTTTGGCTATGTGGAAGGAGCCTTTACGGGAGCAAAGGTCAGTGGGCGCCGTGGATACTTTGAGGAGGCTGATAAGGGGACCCTTTTTCTCGATGAAGTAGGCGAAATAAATCTGACGGTACAGGCAAAGCTCTTGCGGGTCCTGCAGGAAAGGGAAATTGTCCGGGTGGGTGATAATAAACCGGTATCAATCAATGTCAGGATAATTGCCGCAACCAATGCCAATCTGGAGGAAAGAGTAAAAAAGGGGCAGTTCCGGGAAGATTTGTACTATCGTCTGAATGTGGTCCCGGTCTATATTCCTCCTTTGCGCCAGCGCAAGGCAGATATTCCCCACCTGGCAAGCTATTTGATTCGCAAATTTAATCAAGAGTATGGCCGTAATGTGACCGGAATCTCTCCCGGAGCCTTGAACCGGCTAATGGATTATTTCTGGCCGGGGAATGTGAGGGAATTGGAAAATATTTTGGGGCGTGCGATTATTAACCTTGGTTACGGACAAACCACTATTGAGGCGGAGCACCTGCCACCACTAGTAAGTTCTTTGGAAACCCAGATCTCTGGAAGTTGTGGTATGAGAACCGATCGTGTTCACTGGACTGGGGGAGCCCTGGAGGAAATGCGGAATAAATGGGAAAAAGAAGTTGTTGCTGAAGCCCTTGCCCAGGTTGGCGGAAACCGGGCCAAAGCAGCCGAACTCCTGGACATTTCTATTCGCAGCCTTTATCAGAAGTTGAGAAAGTTTGGCATCTCATAA
- a CDS encoding helix-turn-helix domain-containing protein: MGRVRNRLKYWRHRHQMNQTEFAQLLGLQQQQYNRYERQTIQPTLVTALIIAAKIKQPVEEIFYIEEYALGD; this comes from the coding sequence ATGGGCAGAGTACGGAACAGGTTAAAATATTGGCGGCATCGGCACCAGATGAACCAAACCGAGTTTGCCCAGTTGCTAGGGCTTCAGCAGCAACAGTACAACCGGTACGAACGTCAGACAATACAGCCAACACTGGTAACAGCACTGATCATAGCGGCTAAAATAAAACAGCCGGTTGAGGAAATTTTTTATATCGAAGAGTATGCCCTGGGGGATTAA
- a CDS encoding FAD-dependent oxidoreductase, whose amino-acid sequence MHLVRTVIIGGGWAGVGAAVAAAKAGSRVTLLERTDMLLGTGLVGGIMRNNGRFTAAEETIAMGAGEVFAAIDKCARHHNIEFPGHRHATLYDVALIEPIIRSLLLEHGVEIKFFSRAADVEMAGTKIAAVLLPNGQKVTGEVFVDTTGSAGPMGNCAKYGNGCAMCVLRCPTFGGRVSIAAKAGVQEFMGKRSDGAIGAMSGSCKLLKESLSPGIVRELNAKGVVVIPIPEKLRKGEGMLSTKACQQYALKEFADNIIMLDTGHAKLMSPFYPLELLRQIPGLENARFEDPYSGGIGNSIRYLALSPRDNALKVKGLDNLFCGGEKAGLLVGHTEAVITGTLAGYNAASYAAGLDSLVIPQSLAIGDAVAHVNEMMDTPEGLTKKYTFSGADYFVRMLEKGLYTVDVDAIRLRVQEAGMSGVFERSVL is encoded by the coding sequence ATGCACTTGGTACGCACAGTGATTATCGGTGGGGGTTGGGCCGGAGTAGGGGCGGCTGTTGCAGCTGCTAAAGCAGGGAGCCGGGTAACTTTGTTGGAACGCACTGATATGCTCCTGGGTACAGGTCTGGTCGGCGGAATTATGCGAAATAACGGTAGATTTACTGCTGCCGAGGAGACCATTGCTATGGGTGCTGGAGAAGTCTTCGCAGCCATTGACAAGTGCGCTCGTCACCACAACATCGAGTTTCCCGGTCACAGACATGCAACTCTTTATGACGTAGCTTTGATTGAGCCTATAATAAGAAGTCTTTTGCTGGAGCACGGGGTGGAGATCAAGTTTTTTAGCCGGGCTGCTGATGTGGAGATGGCCGGAACGAAAATAGCCGCAGTTTTACTGCCAAACGGACAGAAGGTGACCGGGGAAGTATTTGTAGATACAACTGGTTCAGCCGGTCCTATGGGCAACTGCGCAAAGTACGGCAACGGATGCGCCATGTGCGTCCTCCGCTGCCCTACATTTGGTGGTCGGGTCAGCATAGCGGCCAAGGCTGGTGTGCAGGAGTTTATGGGTAAAAGATCAGACGGGGCAATAGGGGCTATGAGCGGCTCATGCAAATTATTAAAAGAATCCCTGTCCCCTGGCATAGTTCGGGAACTGAACGCAAAAGGAGTTGTGGTGATTCCGATCCCCGAAAAACTGCGCAAGGGAGAAGGAATGCTTTCAACTAAGGCTTGCCAGCAGTATGCCCTGAAAGAATTTGCGGATAATATTATCATGCTCGATACTGGGCATGCCAAACTAATGTCTCCTTTTTACCCGTTAGAACTATTAAGGCAAATTCCGGGGTTAGAAAACGCCCGGTTCGAGGATCCTTACAGTGGCGGAATTGGCAATTCAATACGCTATCTGGCGCTATCTCCCCGGGACAATGCCCTCAAGGTTAAGGGGCTCGACAATCTTTTTTGTGGAGGCGAAAAAGCCGGCTTGCTCGTGGGCCACACTGAGGCCGTTATCACCGGCACTTTAGCCGGTTATAATGCAGCTTCTTATGCTGCAGGCCTGGATTCTTTGGTCATTCCCCAGAGTCTGGCCATTGGAGATGCTGTCGCCCATGTTAATGAAATGATGGACACCCCGGAAGGCCTAACAAAAAAATACACCTTTTCCGGTGCAGATTATTTTGTCCGCATGTTGGAAAAGGGTTTATACACGGTTGATGTGGATGCCATCAGGCTAAGAGTGCAGGAAGCAGGAATGTCAGGAGTCTTTGAAAGATCAGTCTTGTAG
- a CDS encoding 2-oxoglutarate oxidoreductase, whose amino-acid sequence MTKQRFHYCPGCTHGIIHRLVAEVIDEMEIREDTIGVAPVGCSVLLYNYLDIDMQEAAHGRAPALATGIKRVLPDRMVFTYQGDGDLASIGTAEIIHAAARGENITAVFVNNAIYGMTGGQMAPTTLAGQATTTSKTGRNIQSAGFPIRMSEMLATLDGAAYISRVSIHNPAHVIKAKKALRKAFETQKRGIGFSMVELLSTCPTNWGLKPTEALKWLEENMIPYYPLGEFKIKQEV is encoded by the coding sequence ATGACCAAACAGAGGTTTCACTACTGCCCCGGTTGTACCCATGGCATTATCCACCGGCTGGTAGCTGAGGTTATCGATGAGATGGAAATCCGGGAAGACACCATTGGGGTTGCCCCTGTCGGGTGTTCCGTCCTTCTATATAATTACCTGGACATTGATATGCAGGAGGCTGCCCATGGGAGAGCTCCGGCCCTGGCAACAGGCATCAAACGGGTTTTGCCGGACAGGATGGTATTTACTTACCAGGGAGATGGGGATCTCGCCTCAATTGGGACAGCTGAAATCATTCATGCCGCTGCCAGGGGAGAGAACATTACTGCAGTCTTCGTTAATAACGCTATTTACGGCATGACTGGTGGGCAAATGGCACCAACCACCCTGGCTGGCCAGGCTACTACCACTTCTAAAACAGGCAGAAATATTCAATCGGCTGGCTTCCCCATCCGCATGTCGGAAATGCTGGCCACTCTGGATGGAGCGGCTTACATCAGCAGGGTTTCAATACACAACCCGGCTCATGTTATCAAAGCAAAAAAGGCACTTCGTAAGGCCTTTGAAACCCAGAAACGGGGGATTGGTTTTAGCATGGTGGAACTGCTTTCTACCTGTCCTACCAACTGGGGCCTGAAACCCACAGAGGCTTTAAAGTGGCTTGAAGAGAACATGATCCCTTACTATCCTCTTGGTGAATTTAAAATAAAGCAGGAGGTGTGA